The following nucleotide sequence is from Streptomyces sp. NBC_00239.
CGAGGGCCCCGGCAAGGACGAGCCGCGACCCGCCCGGACCGTCGTCCTGCACGCCGACACCGCGGCCATGGCCCATCGGCTGGGCTGCGCCACACTGCGGGACGAGGGCGCCCGCTGGGCGGCCTGGCGCTCGCTGAGGCGACGTCAGGAACCGGCGCGCACCGCCTTCGAGGACCCCGGGCCGACCGGCCCGGCGCCGCTGCACGTCCCGCAGCACGCGCTCGCCCGCGGCCTGCGCGACGCGGCGGCCGCGCACCCGCTCGTCCAGCTGGTCACGGACAGCAAACTGGACGCCGTGGAGCAGGACGGCGGCGGGATCACCGCGCATACCCGGGGCGCCGAGACCACCTGGTGGCGCGGCAGCTACCTGGTCGGCTGCGACGGCGCCCGGTCCACCGTGCGCAAGCTCCTCGGGATCCGCTTCCCCGGTCGGACCGCCGTGGAACGGCACGCCGTGGCCGCGCTGCGCACCGAGCTCCCCTGGCCCGGCGAGGCCGTCCTGCACCGGACGCCGCCGTGGCTGGGCGCCGGCTCCGCGGGCGAGGTCTGCGCCCGCCCACTGCCCGACGGCGTGTGGCGGCTGGACTGGCTGCTGCCGCCGCGCGGCGAACTCGTCACCCCCGACATGCTGGTGGGCTGGGTGCGGGACACGCTGGGCGGCTGGTGCGGGGGCACCACTCCCCCGTACGACCTGCTCGACACCGGCGTGCACACCCTGCACCACCGGCTGGCCCGGCGCTGGCGCGTGCAGCGGGCCTTCCTCGCCGGGGACGCGGCCCACCTGCTCGGCGCCCTGGGCACGCAGGGGGTCGAGGAGGGCCTCCGGGACGCCGAGAACCTCGCCTGGAAGCTGGCCCTGGCCTGGCACCACGGCGCCTCCGAGGAACTCCTCGACAGCTACCAGGCGGAGCGGCGCACCGCGGTCGCGGCCCGGCTGCGGGCCGCCGACCAGGCCCTGCCCGCCCTGCGCGGCGGCGGAGGCCTGCGCGGCTACCTGCCGGGCGCCGCGCGCACCCACGACGCGATGCTGACGGACGGCCACCTCGGCCGCGGCGCGCTCGGCTCCGCGCCCGGCTACGGCCGTTCGCCGCTCGCGCCGCCGCCCGCCGAGTCCGCGGCGCCGACCGCCACCGAGCCCGGCGCGCCCGTGGCCGACGTACGGGTGACGGCTCCGGACGGGGCCACCGTGCCGCTGCGCGACCTGCTGGGGCGCGGACGGCTGCTGGTGGTGCTGGTCGCGCCCGGCACCGGGGTGTGGGACCGGCGGCACTGGCTGAAGGCCGGGCTGATGCCGCGGCTCGCGGCGGCCGTGAGCGCGCTGCCGGTCCGCGCCGAGCTGCTGGTGGCCGAGAGCTATCCGGGCGCGGCGGCGCACACCGTGCTGCTGGTGCGCCCGGACGGGCACCTGGCGGCCGCCTTCGCGGGGGTGCGGCCGGCGGATCTGTACGCGGCGGCGGACGCCGTGCGGGGCGGTCCGGCGGGCGGTTGCGGGGACGGTCCGGAGGGCGTCCGGGCGGGCGCCGCGGCGGGCCCGGCCGAGCCGGCCGGCGCGGTCGCGCGGGCGGTTCCGGCGGTGCCGGCGGCGCCGCGTTCAAGTGGGCCACCAGTGTGATCAATTGACCGTCCGGGCCGCGCATGGTGTACTCCGGGACATGACCGGCACCGACGTACACCTCTGGCGGAGGGTCCACATGGACCTGCTCCGCTTCGCGGGCTGCGTCTGTCGCCCGTCCTGCTGATTCGCCCCTTCTCCCCGCGCGCCCCCGCGCCCCGCGCCGCCGGACCACGTGTCCGCCGCGGCCCGCGGTCGCCGCCGCGCGCTGCCAAGCGAACCCCAGGACGGTCCCCCATGTCTGCCGTGTCCACCACGCTGTTCCCGCACGCCCCCGCCCGCCCGCCGGCCCGTCCGCTGGACGGCCCCGGCGCCGCCGAGCTCCTCGACTTCGCCCTGAGCACCGCCGCCGACCCCGAACTCGTCGCGGCCCTGCCCCTCGACCCGGAGGGCCGTACGTGGGTGCGGCTCGACGGGCCGGGCGGCAGCGAGGCCTGGCTGATCGGCTGGCCGCCGGGCACCGGCACCGGCTGGCACGACCACGCCGAGTCCCGGGGCGCCTTCGCGACCGCCGCGGGCCGCCTCACCGAGCACTCGCTCGCCGCCCGGCTGCCCTCGGAGGGCTGGCAGAGCCTGGAGCTCGCCCCGGACGTCGACCGCAGCCGGACCCTGCCCGCCGGAACGGGCCGCGCCTTCCGCGAGTTCCACGTGCACGAGGTGTTCAACGAGTCCACCACCGAACACGCCGTCTCCGTGCACGCCTACTACCCGCCGCTGCCCCTGATCCGCCGTTACAGCCGTACCGGGCCGGTCCTGCGGCTGGAGCACGTCGAGCGTCCGGCGGACTGGCAGTGAGCGCCGCCGGGCCCGGGCCGACCGGGATCGACGAACTGCTGGAGCGGGTACGGGCCGGCTACGCGCGCGTCGAGGCCGGCGAGGCCCACCGCGCCCGGGAGGCCGGTGCGCTGCTCGTGGACATCCGTTACCAGGCCCTGCGCGAGCGCGACGGGCTGATCCCGGGCGCGCTGGTGGTCGAGCGCAACGAACTGGAGTGGCGGCTCGATCCGCAGGGCAGCCACCGGGCGGCCGAGGCCACCGGACACGACCTGCAGGTGATCGTGATCTGCAACGAGGGGTACGCGTCCAGCCTCGCGGCGGCCTCGCTGCACCGGCTCGGGCTGCACCGGGCGACCGATCTGGTGGGCGGCTTCCAGGCCTGGAAGGCGGCCGGCCTGCCGGTGGTGTGAGCCGCGGACGGGGCGGACAGAAGCGCACGGGGGCGCCCGGCAAGTGCCGGACGCCCCCGTCGTACCTGCTCTGCCGCGCGTGTCGTGCCGTCGGCTACTCCGCGGCGGTGGCGACGTGCACCGGGCGGACCCGGAGGGCCGCCCGGCCGGGCAGCGCGGTCGCGGCCAGGGCCAGCAGCGCGGCCAGGCCGACGACCGTACCGGCGGCGAGCGGCAGCACCGTGGGCGCCGCCCGGCCGGTCATGCCGACGCTGAAGGCGGTCAGGACGGCGAGGGCGATGCCGGCGCCGAGGACCGCGCCGATCAGGACCACCGACAGGGCCTCGATGCGGAGCATGCGCAGCACCTGCCGGCGCGTGGCCCCGGCCAGCCGCAGCATCGCGAACTCCCGGATCCGCTCGGCGGTGGACATGGCCAGGGTGTTGACGACGGCGATCGCGGTGAAGGCGAGCACCAGGCCCATGGCGAGCAGGTTGATCTCGGCCCCCGACCGCTGCCGGTCGGCCCGTACGTCGTCGGCGTCGCGGGCGGTGAGCACCGCGGTGCCGGGGAAGTCCCGCAGGGCCGCGGTCAGCTCGGCTCGGCCGGTGCCCGGTCCGGCGGCCACCAGCACGCTGCTCGCGAGCGGGTTGTCCACGTGGGCGGCGACCAGGTCGTGGGCGAGGGTCAGGTCGCCGAAGCCGAGGCCCCGGCCGTAGACCGCGGTGACGGTGACCGTGACGGGGGTGCCGTCTCCGAGGGTCAGCCGCAGCGGGCTGCCGGGCCGCAGGCCCAGCCGGTCGGCGGCGAGTTCGCTGACCGCGGCGCGGTGTCCGCCGAAGCCGGCCAGGGTGCCGGCGGTGACCTGCGGGTCCCAGGTCCTGGTGAGCCCGGCGGGGGTGACGCCCTGGGCTGCGTACTTGGTGAGGCCGACCCGGACGGTGGTGTTCACGATCTCGGTGGCGGCGGTGACGCCGGGGGTGCGGCGCACCCGCCCGGCGGCCCCCGCGGTGACCCCGGGTCCCGCCGCTGAGAGCACCCAGCCGGCCCGGACGCCGTCGCGGGCCTGGGCCCGGGCGGCGTCGCCGAGCGTGGGCTGCACGAACAGGACCGTGCAGGTCATGCCGACGAGCAGGGCGACGGGCGTGACGGCGGACGCCATCCGGGTGGCCTTGCCGCGCAGGTTGGCGGTGGCCAGGCGGCCGTTGACGCCCGCGGCCCGCAGCGGGCCGGCGAGCAGGGCGGTGGCCCCGCGCACCAGCAGCGGCCCGAGCAGGGAGACCGCCCCGGCGAGCACCACCACGGCCAGGAAGGTGACCGGGGTGGCGGCGGGCTCGGTGCGCAGGGTGCTGAGGACGGCGACCAGGACGGCGCCGCCCGCGAGCAGCAGGACCCCGGTGGCGATCCGCGCCCAGGCGGGCCGGGAGCGTTCGACGGCGGCCTCGGCGAGCGCTTCGGCAGGGCGGATACGGGCGACCCGGCGGCCGGTGATGCGGGCGGCGGACCAGGCGCCCAGGAGGGTGGCGGCGACGGCGGCGGCCATCGGGAAGACGCCCGTGGTGCGCTCCAGGGTGGCGGGGACGGCCCCGGCCGTCACGAACCGGCCGTGCAGCCAGGCCGCCAGCGGCAGTCCGGCCAGGGAACCGAGCACGCCCGCGGCCAGGCCCACGATCAGGGCCTCACGGCCGAGGAGTCGGCGCAGCTGCCCGGAGGTGGCGGCGATGGCGCGCAGCAGGGCGAGCTCGCGCTGGCGCTGGCGGACGGCGAGGGCGAAGGTGCCGGCGACCACGAGGACGGCGACGAGGAGCGAGGTGCCGCCCATGGCGCCGCCGAGGGAGACGAGCCGGGTGCGGGCGCCGGCCGCGTCGAGGAATTCGACGGGCCCGCGGGCGTCCCCGGCGGCGACCCGGGCGGTGCTGCCGTGCAGCGCCCGGCCGAGGGCGCTCTCGACGTCACCGGTGGTGGTGCCGGGGCGGGGCAGCACCCCGATGGCGGTGTAGCTGCCCGCGGGACGGCCGGAGAGCCGGCGTGCCTCGGCGGTGCTGAAGAAGAGGGATTCCTGGTGCGCGAGGGCGCCGCCGGGGGCCCGCTCGGCGCGGGCTATCCCCGTCACCGTGTACGTACGGGGCTCGGCGGTGGCCAGGACGGTGAGGCGGGAGCCGGGCCGGAGTGCGGCGCGGGCGGCCAGTGCGTGGTCGACGACGACCTCGGCGGCGCTGCGCGGGGCGCGGCCCTCGGCCAGCGTGAACGGGGTGAGCGCGGCGGATTCCCAGGCGTGCCCGTACGCCTTGCCGGCGGCCGGGCGTCCGGTGCCTGTGGTCAGGGGGGCGGCCTGGAAGGTGACTTCGGGCACCGCCCGGCCGACGCCGGGGACGGCCCGGACCTTCTCCAGCGTGCCGGCGGGCAGCCAGGCCCGCTCCGCGACCGGCTTGGCCTTGTGCTTGACCTTGGTCTTGCCCTTCTTCCGCTTGACCGTGGTCCGGTGGACGTTCTGGTCGGCGGAGACGACCAGCGGTGCGGCCGCGTAGCGCTCGGTGGCGATCCTGCCCCGCAGCCCGGTCTCCAGGAGCGTGCCGCAGGCCGTGATGAGGGCGGCCGCGCACAGGAGTGCGACGAAGGCGCCGAGGAAGCCGGCGGTGCGGTGCCGAACGGTCTTGAGTGCGTAGCGCAGCATCATGGGGGCAACGATGCCGACGGGCACCCCCGCGGGGCATTGGCGTGCCCCGGTCTCTGCACCCGGGGGACAGCCCTACTCCCGGGCGGGTGCCGAGCCCCCGTCAGAACGCCTCGTACCCCAGGTCGTCCGTCTCCTCGCCTTCGGCCTCCAGGGCGGCGCGCACCACCCGCAGGGCCATGCCCTCCGGGTATCCCTTGCGGGCGAGCATGCCGGCGAGGCGCCGGATCCGCTTGTCGCGCTCCAGGCCCCGGGTGCCGCGGAGCTTGCGGGCGACCAGCTCCCGGGCCGTCTCCTCCTCGCGGTCGGAGTCGAGGCGGCCCATCGCGTCGTCGATGAGGGCGGAGTCCACTCCCTTGGTGCGCAGCTCGCGGGCGAGTGCCCGGCGGGCGAGCCCGCGGCTGTGGTGCCGGGACTCGACCCAGGCGCCGGCGAAGGCGGCGTCGTCGATGAGGCCCACCTCCTCGAAGCGGGAGAGGACCTCCTCGGACACCTCATCGGGGATGCCCCGCTTGTGCAGGGCGTCCGCGAGCTGGCGCCGGGTCCGCGGGGTCCCGGTGAGCAGGCGCAGGCAGATGGCCCGCGCCTGCTCCTCGGGACTTTGAGGGGGCGTCTCCCGCTCGGCCCTCGACGAGCCGGAGACGCTCCCTTCCGCACGTGCCACGGTCAGCTCTTGGCCGTGGCTGCCGTGGCGGCCTTGGCCGTCTTGGCCTTGGACGCCGAGGCCGGCGCGGGCACGGCGGCGGCCGTGTCCGGGGCGTCGGCGCCCGCCTTGTCCGCGGCGGGCTCCGCGTCGGCGGCGGGCTTGCGGATGCCCACGCCGAGCTTCTCCTTGATCTTCCGCTCGATCTCGTCGGCGAGGTCGGGGTTGTCCTTCAGGAAGTTGCGGGCGTTCTCCTTGCCCTGGCCGAGCTGGTCGCCCTCGTACGTGTACCAGGCACCGGCCTTGCGCACGAAGCCGTGCTCGACGCCCATGTCGATCAGGCCGCCCTCGCGGCTGATGCCGTGGCCGTAGAGGATGTCGAACTCGGCCTGCTTGAAGGGGGGCGCGACCTTGTTCTTGACGACCTTGACGCGGGTGCGGTTGCCGACCGCGTCGGTGCCGTCCTTGAGGGTCTCGATGCGGCGGATGTCCAGGCGCACCGAGGCGTAGAACTTCAGCGCCCGGCCACCGGTGGTGGTCTCCGGGGAGCCGAACATCACGCCGATCTTCTCGCGGAGCTGGTTGATGAAGATCGCGGTGGTCTTGGACTGGTTGAGCGCGCTGGTGATCTTCCGGAGCGCCTGGCTCATCAGGCGGGCCTGGAGGCCGACGTGCGAGTCGCCCATCTCACCCTCGATCTCCGCGCGGGGCACCAGGGCCGCGACGGAGTCGATGACGATCAGGTCGAGGGCGCCGGAGCGGACGAGCATGTCCACGATTTCGAGCGCCTGCTCACCGGTGTCCGGCTGGGACAGGATCAGGTTGTCGGTGTCGACGCCGAGGGCCTTGGCGTACTCGGGGTCGAGCGCGTGCTCGGCGTCCACGAAGGCGACGGTGCCGCCGGCCTTCTGCGCGTTGGCGACGGCGTGCAGGGTCAGCGTGGTCTTACCGGAGGACTCCGGCCCGTAGACCTCGACCACACGGCCGCGCGGCAGACCGCCGACGCCGAGGGCGATGTCCAGGGCGGTCGACCCGGTGGGGATGACTTCGATGGGGTCGTTCGGCCGGTCGCCCAGGCGCATCACTGCGCCCTTGCCGAATTGTCGTTCAATCTGTGCGAGCGCGGCGTCGAGCGCCTTCTCGCGGTCGGTGCCTGCCATGGGTTCCACCCGGGATGCTTGAGTCGATCGCTTCACGTGAAAGACGCTAACGCCTGCCACTGACAATGCTCCTCCACGGCCTCCGCGGCTGTGGATAACTCATCAGAATGGATGTTCGAATTCCGTGTCAAGCGCGCCACGCCACACCCCCCGCGGGCGCGCCGCCGACGGCATGCGGCCCGCCAGGAGCGTGCACCACGGTCACTGTGATCACCACCGCCCCCGCCGCCACACCGTCACCACCATCACCTCAGCCACGGCAGCCAGGGCCGCCGCACCCGCCGCGCCCGGGGCCCGGTCGCCGCGTCGGCCACCTCGTACCGCCGTACGTACGCGCCCAGGAACGCCTGCAGCGTCGCGATGGCCGGGATCGCGATGAGCGCCCCGACCGCGCCGAGCAGCGCGGTGCCGGCGATGACCGAGCCGAAGGCCACGGCCGGGTGGATGTCCACGGTCTTCGAGGTGAGCTTGGGCTGCAGCACGTAGTTCTCGAACTGCTGGTAGACGACCACGAACCCGAGGACGTACACGGCGTACCAGGGGTCGACGGTGAAGGCGATCAGCATCGGCAGCGCGCCGGCGAGGTAGGTGCCGATGGTCGGGATGAACTGGGACACCAGACCGACCCACACGGCGAGCGCGGGCGCGTACGGCACGTTGAGCACGGCGAGCAGGATGTAGTGCGCGACGCCCGAGATCAGCGCCATCAGGCCGCGGGAGTAGAGGTACCCGCCGGTCTTGGCGACCGCGATCTCCCAGGCCCGCAGCACCTCGGCCTGCTTGGCGGGCGGCAGTACGGAGCACAGCGCGCGGCGCAGCCGGGGGCCGTCGGCCGCGAAGTAGAAGGAGAACAGGCCGATCGTCAGCAGCTGGAAGAGACCGCCGAGCACGGTGGCGGACACGTCGAGGACGCCGCTCGCGCTGTTCTGCACGTACTTCTGCAGCCAGTCGGAGCGCAGCATGCTGTCCTGGACGGCCAGCCTCGACAGCTCGGTGCCGAAGGTCTCGTTGATCCAGCTGATCACCGAGTCGAGGGTGCCGGGGAAGTCCTCCACCATGTCGAGGATCTGCCCGGCGAGCATCGATCCGAGCATGACGACGAAGCCGACGGCCGCGACCAGCACCCCGAGGAAGACCAGGAAGGTGGCGAGGCCGCGGCGCATGCCGCGGGCCGCCATCCGCGCCACGGCCGGTTCGACCGCGAGCGCGAGGAAGAAGGCGATCAGGATGTTGATGAGCAGCCCGATGAGCTGGTGGAAGGCCCAGCTGCCCAGCTGGAAGCAGGCGTAGAGGGCGAGCACGAGTATCACGGCGCGGGGCAGCCAGCGCGGCATCCGGGCCGCGGCCGCGAGCCCGGCGGGCGCGCCGGGACCCCGGCCGCCGTCCCCGGCCCCGGCCCCGGCCCCGGCCCCGCCGGACGCGGCGGCCGGCTCGTCCGCTCCGCCCGTGCCGTCCGTCCCGTCCGTGCCGTCCGTCCCGAGGGGTTCCGGGCCGCCGTCGCCGGGACCACTGCCCGGGCCGATTCCGGGCGTCCGCGCTCCGGGCGCCTGCTCCCCGGGCGCCTGCTCCCCGGGCGTCTGCTCCCGGGGCGTCTGCTCCCGGGGCGTCTGCGCTTCGGCCGCCGCCCCGGGGAGCGCCGGCCCCCGCCGGCCGGCGGGGACTCTCCCCCCGGCCCGCGCCGGTGCGGCACCGGGCGCACCGCCCGCCTCCGTCGTGCTTGCGGGCGCGCTCGCGCCCCCCGGCTGGTCGGTCTCGTCTGTGGCTGCCACCCCGCAAGTCTCGCCTACCCGCGTCCCGGCTCCGACGTCATCGGACCCCCGACCGGCCGCAGCCTCGACCAGCCGGTCCTCAAGCCCTCAAGCCCTCAGACGTCAGCGCCGCTCGCCGGGCACGTCCATCGCCGCGCACACCGCGCGCCAGACGTCCTTGGCCTCCCAGCCCGCGTCGAGCGCCTCGTGCACGGTGCGGCCGCCCAGTTCGGTCATCACGTGGTCGCGCGCGAAGGAGTCCGCGTACCCGGATCCGAAGTGGTCGGCCATCCGCTCCCAGAAAATCGTCAACCGCATGCATCCAGTATCCCGCCCCGGAGAGTGGCCCCGGCCCGTTCGCCCGGTGCCGCACCACCGCCCCGCCCTACCGTTTCCGTCATGGCTGGAGACGAGGCATCACCACTGGTCCGCGCCGAGCAGTTCGTCTGGCTCACCGCCCGGGTCCTGGAGCAGCGCAGGTTCGCCTTCCACTTCCTCGGCGGCAGCCCCGACCCGGTCGACGCCGCCCTCGGCTCGTACCTCAACGGGGACGGCGGCTACGGGCACGCGCTCGATCCCGACCTGCGCGGCCCGGTCAGCCAGCCGCTGCACACCGCGCACGCGCTGCGGGTCCTCGACAGCCTGGGCCGGTGCGCGGGCCAGCGGATCGAGCGGCTGTGCCGCCACCTGACCCAGGTGTCCACGCCGGAGGGCGCGCTCCCGCTGCGGTGTCCGGCCGCGCGCCACTTCCCCGCGGCGCCCTACCACCCGGCCGTGGACGATCCGCCGAGCGAGCTGCTCACCACCGGCCCGGTGGTCGGCCTGCTGCACCGCAACCGGGTGTGGCACGCCTGGCTGTTCCGCGCCACCGACTGGTGCTGGGACCGGGTCGAGACGCTGCGCCACTCGCATCCGTACGAGATCCAGGCGGCCGTGGCCTTCCTGGAGGGGGTGCCGGACCGGCCGCGCGCCGCGGCCGCCGCCGACCGTCTGGGGCGGCTGGTGCGCGAGCAGGGGCTGGTCGTACTCGATCCGCGGCGGCGCGAGGAGTACCCGCCGGGCCCGGGGTACGCGCCCGGCGAGCAGCTCTTCCCGCACGACCTGGCCCGCCGCCCGGAGTCCCCGGCGCGCGGCTGGTTCACCGACGAGGAGCTGGGCCGCTCGTTGGACTTCCTCGCCGCGGAGCAGCAGGAGGACGGCGGCTGGCCGGTACGGCGCCGGGCCTGGGCGCCGGGCAGCGCGCTGGAGCGCCGCCCGATCGCCACGATCGAGGCGCTGCTGACGCTGCGCGCGTACGGCCGTGCGGAGTTCAGCCGCCCAGCGCCCGGACGCCCGCGGTGACCGCCACGGCCACCCCGACGACCACCAGGAAGGGCGCGCGCAGCAGCAGCGCGATCCCGGCGCCCGCAAGACCGGCGGCACGGGCGTCCAGGGCCAGCGCGGACCCGGTGCTGAAGGTCTGCTGGGCGGTGAGCGCCGCGAGCAGCGCGACCGGGAGGAGTGCGGAGAGGCGGCGCACCAGCGGGCGCTCCAGGGCCCCGGCGGGGACCAGCAGTCCGAGGAGCTTGACGAGGTAGCAGCCGGCGGCTGTGAGGGCGATGGCGATCCAGACGTTCACGGGGTCTCTCCTTCCGTTTCCCGGCGGCGCGCGCCGCGCCCCTTGACGTAGAGGACGGCGGGGGCGGCGAGCGCCGCGACCAGGACCGGCACGCCGGCGGGCAGCACCGGCAGGAAGCCGAGGCCGAGCAGGACGGCCAACACGGCCACCGCCCGCTCGGTGCCGGTGCGCAGCATCGGGGCGAGCAGCGCGAGGAACACGGCGGGCCCGGCGGCGTCCAGTCCCCAGGCGGCGGTGTCGCCGAGGGCCTCGGCGCCGAGCGCGCCGAGCAGGGTGGTCAGGTTCCACAGCACGTACAGGCTCAGGCCGGTGACGGTGAAGCCCAGGCGGGCGGCGGTCCGGCCGCGCTGGGCGAGTGCGACGGCGGTGGTCTCGTCGATGACCCAGTGCGCGGCGAACGGGCGCACCGCCCGGGGCAGCGCGAGGAGCTGGGACAGGCGCAGGCCGTAGAAGGCGTTGCGGGTGCCGAGGAAGAACGCTCCGGCGGCCGCCGTCAGCGGGTTGCCGCCGGCGGCGAGCGCCCCGACCAGCGCGAACTGCGAGGCGCCGGTGAACACCAGCAGGCTCAGGGCGCAGGCCTGCGCGACGGTGATGCCGGATCCTGCGGCGGTGACGCCGAAGGCGAAGCCGGACAGCCCCACCGCGATGCCGACGCCGAGGGCGTCGCGGATCACGGCGCGCCGGTCGACGGGGGCGCCCGGCGGCCGGCCGTCGTGGGTGTCGTGGGCCCCGGCCGCCCGCATCCCGGGACCGGCCGTCCGCACCTCGGACACCTGCCCCGTCCTGTCCGCGCTCGTGCCCGCCGGGTCGGCCGGGCCGTCCGGGTGGGGCGGGCGGGCCGCCGCGCGCTGCTGTGCTGTCTGTTCTGCCACGTCCCGACGCTATGCGCGCGGTGTGATCGTCGTCTTGTACGTTCTTGCGCCGCGGCGGGGGCGCGCAGAATGAGGGCATGAGCACGGGCAGGGCGGGGGCGCGGGACACG
It contains:
- a CDS encoding FAD-dependent monooxygenase gives rise to the protein MDPVIVVGAGPVGLSLALALAGQGVPCVLLDEGPGKDEPRPARTVVLHADTAAMAHRLGCATLRDEGARWAAWRSLRRRQEPARTAFEDPGPTGPAPLHVPQHALARGLRDAAAAHPLVQLVTDSKLDAVEQDGGGITAHTRGAETTWWRGSYLVGCDGARSTVRKLLGIRFPGRTAVERHAVAALRTELPWPGEAVLHRTPPWLGAGSAGEVCARPLPDGVWRLDWLLPPRGELVTPDMLVGWVRDTLGGWCGGTTPPYDLLDTGVHTLHHRLARRWRVQRAFLAGDAAHLLGALGTQGVEEGLRDAENLAWKLALAWHHGASEELLDSYQAERRTAVAARLRAADQALPALRGGGGLRGYLPGAARTHDAMLTDGHLGRGALGSAPGYGRSPLAPPPAESAAPTATEPGAPVADVRVTAPDGATVPLRDLLGRGRLLVVLVAPGTGVWDRRHWLKAGLMPRLAAAVSALPVRAELLVAESYPGAAAHTVLLVRPDGHLAAAFAGVRPADLYAAADAVRGGPAGGCGDGPEGVRAGAAAGPAEPAGAVARAVPAVPAAPRSSGPPV
- a CDS encoding putative leader peptide, whose amino-acid sequence is MTGTDVHLWRRVHMDLLRFAGCVCRPSC
- a CDS encoding cysteine dioxygenase, which codes for MSAVSTTLFPHAPARPPARPLDGPGAAELLDFALSTAADPELVAALPLDPEGRTWVRLDGPGGSEAWLIGWPPGTGTGWHDHAESRGAFATAAGRLTEHSLAARLPSEGWQSLELAPDVDRSRTLPAGTGRAFREFHVHEVFNESTTEHAVSVHAYYPPLPLIRRYSRTGPVLRLEHVERPADWQ
- a CDS encoding rhodanese-like domain-containing protein, which encodes MSAAGPGPTGIDELLERVRAGYARVEAGEAHRAREAGALLVDIRYQALRERDGLIPGALVVERNELEWRLDPQGSHRAAEATGHDLQVIVICNEGYASSLAAASLHRLGLHRATDLVGGFQAWKAAGLPVV
- a CDS encoding ABC transporter permease produces the protein MMLRYALKTVRHRTAGFLGAFVALLCAAALITACGTLLETGLRGRIATERYAAAPLVVSADQNVHRTTVKRKKGKTKVKHKAKPVAERAWLPAGTLEKVRAVPGVGRAVPEVTFQAAPLTTGTGRPAAGKAYGHAWESAALTPFTLAEGRAPRSAAEVVVDHALAARAALRPGSRLTVLATAEPRTYTVTGIARAERAPGGALAHQESLFFSTAEARRLSGRPAGSYTAIGVLPRPGTTTGDVESALGRALHGSTARVAAGDARGPVEFLDAAGARTRLVSLGGAMGGTSLLVAVLVVAGTFALAVRQRQRELALLRAIAATSGQLRRLLGREALIVGLAAGVLGSLAGLPLAAWLHGRFVTAGAVPATLERTTGVFPMAAAVAATLLGAWSAARITGRRVARIRPAEALAEAAVERSRPAWARIATGVLLLAGGAVLVAVLSTLRTEPAATPVTFLAVVVLAGAVSLLGPLLVRGATALLAGPLRAAGVNGRLATANLRGKATRMASAVTPVALLVGMTCTVLFVQPTLGDAARAQARDGVRAGWVLSAAGPGVTAGAAGRVRRTPGVTAATEIVNTTVRVGLTKYAAQGVTPAGLTRTWDPQVTAGTLAGFGGHRAAVSELAADRLGLRPGSPLRLTLGDGTPVTVTVTAVYGRGLGFGDLTLAHDLVAAHVDNPLASSVLVAAGPGTGRAELTAALRDFPGTAVLTARDADDVRADRQRSGAEINLLAMGLVLAFTAIAVVNTLAMSTAERIREFAMLRLAGATRRQVLRMLRIEALSVVLIGAVLGAGIALAVLTAFSVGMTGRAAPTVLPLAAGTVVGLAALLALAATALPGRAALRVRPVHVATAAE
- the recA gene encoding recombinase RecA; this encodes MAGTDREKALDAALAQIERQFGKGAVMRLGDRPNDPIEVIPTGSTALDIALGVGGLPRGRVVEVYGPESSGKTTLTLHAVANAQKAGGTVAFVDAEHALDPEYAKALGVDTDNLILSQPDTGEQALEIVDMLVRSGALDLIVIDSVAALVPRAEIEGEMGDSHVGLQARLMSQALRKITSALNQSKTTAIFINQLREKIGVMFGSPETTTGGRALKFYASVRLDIRRIETLKDGTDAVGNRTRVKVVKNKVAPPFKQAEFDILYGHGISREGGLIDMGVEHGFVRKAGAWYTYEGDQLGQGKENARNFLKDNPDLADEIERKIKEKLGVGIRKPAADAEPAADKAGADAPDTAAAVPAPASASKAKTAKAATAATAKS
- a CDS encoding AI-2E family transporter, with the protein product MGPGSGPGDGGPEPLGTDGTDGTDGTGGADEPAAASGGAGAGAGAGDGGRGPGAPAGLAAAARMPRWLPRAVILVLALYACFQLGSWAFHQLIGLLINILIAFFLALAVEPAVARMAARGMRRGLATFLVFLGVLVAAVGFVVMLGSMLAGQILDMVEDFPGTLDSVISWINETFGTELSRLAVQDSMLRSDWLQKYVQNSASGVLDVSATVLGGLFQLLTIGLFSFYFAADGPRLRRALCSVLPPAKQAEVLRAWEIAVAKTGGYLYSRGLMALISGVAHYILLAVLNVPYAPALAVWVGLVSQFIPTIGTYLAGALPMLIAFTVDPWYAVYVLGFVVVYQQFENYVLQPKLTSKTVDIHPAVAFGSVIAGTALLGAVGALIAIPAIATLQAFLGAYVRRYEVADAATGPRARRVRRPWLPWLR
- a CDS encoding DUF3046 domain-containing protein, whose product is MRLTIFWERMADHFGSGYADSFARDHVMTELGGRTVHEALDAGWEAKDVWRAVCAAMDVPGERR
- a CDS encoding AzlD domain-containing protein, which translates into the protein MNVWIAIALTAAGCYLVKLLGLLVPAGALERPLVRRLSALLPVALLAALTAQQTFSTGSALALDARAAGLAGAGIALLLRAPFLVVVGVAVAVTAGVRALGG
- a CDS encoding AzlC family ABC transporter permease, which encodes MRAAGAHDTHDGRPPGAPVDRRAVIRDALGVGIAVGLSGFAFGVTAAGSGITVAQACALSLLVFTGASQFALVGALAAGGNPLTAAAGAFFLGTRNAFYGLRLSQLLALPRAVRPFAAHWVIDETTAVALAQRGRTAARLGFTVTGLSLYVLWNLTTLLGALGAEALGDTAAWGLDAAGPAVFLALLAPMLRTGTERAVAVLAVLLGLGFLPVLPAGVPVLVAALAAPAVLYVKGRGARRRETEGETP